In Saccharothrix violaceirubra, the following are encoded in one genomic region:
- a CDS encoding CGNR zinc finger domain-containing protein has protein sequence MTRPGLDLVATVRSRLGGVPCDGVTTPDTLAAWLSAQGHTVAERPDEAHVREFRALREAAYRLLGAAVDGTTPARVDVDLVNRCARQPAPAVVLSPDLAAVRERPTVAQVLGVLARDVVDLLTGPDRDRLHQCEAEVCGSYFVDTSRAGRRRWCSSATCGNRVRVAAHRSRA, from the coding sequence TTGACCAGACCGGGTCTCGACCTCGTCGCGACGGTGCGCAGCCGACTCGGCGGCGTGCCGTGCGACGGTGTGACCACGCCGGACACCCTCGCCGCCTGGCTGTCCGCCCAGGGCCACACCGTCGCCGAGCGGCCGGACGAGGCGCACGTCCGCGAGTTCCGGGCGTTGCGCGAGGCCGCCTACCGGCTGCTGGGTGCCGCGGTCGACGGCACGACACCGGCACGCGTCGACGTCGACCTGGTCAACCGGTGCGCCCGGCAGCCGGCACCGGCCGTCGTGCTGTCGCCGGACCTGGCCGCCGTCCGCGAACGGCCGACCGTCGCACAGGTGCTCGGCGTGCTGGCGCGCGATGTCGTCGACCTGCTCACCGGCCCCGACCGGGACCGGCTGCACCAGTGCGAGGCGGAGGTGTGCGGGTCGTACTTCGTGGACACCTCCCGTGCCGGTCGTCGTCGGTGGTGCTCCTCGGCCACCTGCGGCAACCGGGTCCGGGTCGCGGCGCACCGGAGCCGCGCGTGA
- a CDS encoding LysR family transcriptional regulator, translating to MDVRQLVAFRAVAETRSITRAATALGYSQSAVTAQIKNLESVVRARLFERRRDGVRLTSSGERFLPYVTRLLRLTEEARSAVAPEAEPRGTLTIGASEAITTYRLPDVVWRFHARHPDVRLALHTFHEGPQSLVTALERGEIDVALLHSTGPVGPASRRLAVEELVLVAAPTHSLVGRDVVTVDDLREQSTLIVQSACVYDAVMRAELGHRPVPPLEYGTIEGAKIAAVAGHGVALLPRVCVRSTLDEGRLVALPWMPVTTVAGYLVWDDAQCDPATLAALDAVLTRAVADWERPRATAA from the coding sequence GTGGACGTCAGGCAATTGGTCGCCTTCCGTGCGGTCGCGGAAACCCGGAGCATCACGCGGGCCGCGACGGCGCTGGGTTATTCGCAATCCGCCGTCACCGCGCAGATCAAGAACCTCGAATCGGTCGTGCGCGCGAGGTTGTTCGAACGCCGGCGTGACGGCGTTCGACTCACGTCGAGCGGCGAACGCTTTCTGCCCTACGTGACACGGCTCCTGCGCCTGACCGAGGAGGCCCGGTCCGCGGTCGCACCCGAGGCCGAACCGCGCGGCACGCTCACCATCGGCGCGAGCGAGGCCATCACCACCTACCGGCTGCCGGACGTGGTGTGGCGGTTCCACGCCCGGCACCCCGACGTCCGGCTGGCGCTGCACACGTTCCACGAGGGCCCGCAGTCGCTGGTCACGGCGCTGGAGCGGGGCGAGATCGACGTCGCCCTGCTGCACTCGACCGGGCCGGTCGGCCCGGCGTCGCGGCGGCTGGCCGTCGAGGAGCTGGTGCTCGTGGCCGCGCCCACGCACTCGCTCGTCGGGCGGGACGTGGTGACGGTCGACGACCTGCGCGAGCAGTCGACGCTGATCGTGCAGTCCGCGTGCGTGTACGACGCGGTGATGCGCGCCGAACTCGGCCACCGGCCCGTGCCGCCGCTGGAGTACGGGACGATCGAGGGCGCGAAGATCGCGGCGGTGGCCGGGCACGGCGTGGCGCTGCTGCCGCGCGTGTGCGTGCGGTCGACGCTCGACGAGGGGCGGCTGGTGGCGTTGCCGTGGATGCCGGTGACGACCGTGGCGGGCTACCTGGTGTGGGACGACGCCCAGTGCGACCCGGCGACCCTGGCCGCGTTGGACGCCGTGCTCACCCGCGCGGTCGCGGACTGGGAACGTCCACGCGCCACCGCCGCGTGA
- a CDS encoding SIMPL domain-containing protein translates to MADVVTKGVGKVERTADRAEVTVSFETTGSSRAEAVDALTRRVAEVEALLARTSVDVRSRRLDVHTNWHRNRRSGARAMQQYLLRVDDLALLDELLGALVAAEPAWLNGPNWQLRDDADAVREAQREAVADARRRAAGYADALGARLGALQKLTDGDAETWGNERVAFAGYGGSPGTPQVDQLNLTAQEITVAVRCTAAWTLLD, encoded by the coding sequence ATGGCGGACGTGGTGACGAAGGGCGTCGGCAAGGTCGAGCGCACGGCCGACCGCGCCGAGGTGACGGTGAGCTTCGAGACGACCGGGTCGAGCCGCGCCGAGGCGGTCGACGCGCTCACCCGGCGGGTCGCCGAGGTCGAGGCGCTGCTCGCGCGCACCAGCGTCGACGTGCGTTCGCGTCGTCTCGACGTGCACACCAACTGGCACCGCAACCGCCGCTCCGGCGCGCGGGCCATGCAGCAGTACCTGTTGCGTGTGGACGACCTGGCCCTGCTCGACGAACTGCTCGGCGCGCTCGTCGCCGCGGAACCCGCATGGCTCAACGGTCCGAACTGGCAGTTGCGCGACGACGCCGACGCGGTCCGCGAGGCCCAGCGCGAGGCCGTCGCCGACGCCCGCCGCCGGGCAGCGGGCTACGCCGACGCGCTCGGCGCCCGTCTCGGCGCGCTCCAGAAGCTCACCGACGGCGATGCCGAGACGTGGGGCAACGAGCGTGTCGCGTTCGCGGGCTACGGCGGCTCGCCTGGCACGCCGCAGGTCGACCAGCTCAACCTGACCGCGCAGGAGATCACCGTCGCGGTCCGGTGCACGGCCGCCTGGACACTGCTCGACTGA